The Solibacillus daqui genome has a segment encoding these proteins:
- a CDS encoding alpha/beta fold hydrolase, with protein sequence MPKKTHKSSRHLFIQEAKKIKHREFLRWLTLTGGIAKHLVKFNEKDTKITSLYIMGDEDYVFLEPVKRLVKKHPSSQLVILNNSGHVCNVDQAEQFNEVSMQFLENALDK encoded by the coding sequence AATCTTCACGCCATCTCTTTATTCAAGAAGCGAAAAAAATAAAACATCGAGAATTTTTACGCTGGCTTACATTAACAGGTGGTATCGCCAAACATTTAGTGAAATTCAATGAGAAAGATACAAAAATTACGTCACTTTATATTATGGGAGATGAAGATTACGTATTTTTAGAACCAGTGAAACGATTAGTGAAGAAACATCCTTCAAGTCAATTAGTCATTTTAAATAATAGTGGGCATGTATGTAATGTGGATCAGGCAGAACAATTTAACGAAGTATCGATGCAATTTTTAGAAAATGCATTGGACAAATAA
- a CDS encoding urea transporter: MNVSKQVTSMEDATVNNKMNWQQIFVASFKGISQVGFIENTITGILFLLAITIVSPLLAVVAWLSSLIAVLIGIAGKADEKLIRQGLLSFSPVLTGMALTLFLTGPYYWIIALLGAAVTTLFAAAMMHFMRNTDIPILTFPFIVVSWSTLLASYQFETIQLSSSLSPQNLSHFILTTEDSISWFQATLNGFGQVFFLKNFISATLVFIGLFFAGWQFGIFALIGNLFAMLTAFVLGGSRDLIQAGLYGFNAILTILAVAIVFKGANSRLSFIIGIIGACLSVPLTATITTLLVPYGLPTFTMPFVLCTWMLLGARKIFLRF, translated from the coding sequence ATGAACGTTAGCAAACAGGTCACATCAATGGAAGATGCTACTGTTAATAATAAGATGAATTGGCAGCAGATCTTCGTTGCGTCTTTTAAAGGAATCTCACAAGTGGGTTTCATAGAAAATACAATAACCGGCATTTTATTTTTGCTCGCAATAACAATTGTATCACCACTTTTAGCTGTAGTTGCATGGCTATCTTCCCTAATTGCCGTGCTTATCGGTATAGCCGGAAAGGCAGACGAAAAATTGATACGGCAAGGTTTGCTCTCCTTTAGTCCTGTTTTAACTGGGATGGCACTTACATTATTTTTAACAGGGCCATATTATTGGATTATTGCTCTTTTAGGAGCGGCAGTAACAACACTCTTTGCAGCTGCAATGATGCATTTCATGCGAAACACCGACATTCCAATTCTGACATTCCCTTTTATTGTCGTCAGTTGGTCTACATTATTAGCATCCTATCAATTTGAAACTATTCAATTATCATCTAGTCTATCTCCTCAAAATTTATCACATTTTATCTTAACAACAGAAGATTCCATCAGCTGGTTCCAAGCGACTTTGAATGGTTTTGGGCAAGTATTTTTCCTGAAAAATTTCATTTCAGCGACTTTAGTTTTTATTGGGTTATTTTTTGCAGGTTGGCAATTCGGCATATTTGCGTTAATTGGAAATCTCTTTGCCATGCTAACGGCCTTTGTGCTAGGCGGTTCACGTGACTTAATACAGGCAGGTCTCTACGGATTTAATGCGATTTTAACAATCCTTGCTGTAGCAATTGTTTTTAAAGGAGCGAATTCTCGCTTAAGCTTTATTATAGGAATAATTGGAGCCTGTTTAAGTGTGCCGCTAACTGCCACAATCACAACTTTACTTGTCCCATATGGGCTACCAACCTTCACCATGCCATTCGTTCTTTGTACATGGATGCTATTAGGTGCTAGAAAAATATTTCTGCGTTTTTAA